In the genome of Elephas maximus indicus isolate mEleMax1 chromosome 6, mEleMax1 primary haplotype, whole genome shotgun sequence, one region contains:
- the RBM43 gene encoding RNA-binding protein 43 → MLRALDCSFKSWGTTKGVPTGTGSGSRESKLPPSGREGSGNQNRNQNLLIRPGPTVLGSGFLAAAVRASVLCHGKLLLLRVSWLHGVPILSPRSPRRVRSRVGRGGAQSVPRLAENRPPQRASLGLPFGELEGRELSRNRGHSFRLNRAIFTFCWITFLWNAHIYGSLPVGWQASVSNVKESEASERTVVVAGLPVGRFSDQSLATSVKLHFQDIKNEGGDVEDVIYPTRTKGVAYVIFKERKVAENVIRKKKHHLGKKTVQAQLTVSHFSEKVFCSVNAILDLSVFWKQVILENLIRDLEKKIPTLCFGTLEPNGRISVQGSFLAIQRLRESLWLKASSLLEKNRNFISEGKELSRQRPKRSLQRSHASLESFRPLPPEMTGSGETLVLDTDVFLYLKEKCKCYESTLKKFNILSQERVDGDITTVCLTSDRGGCQRNTVKHVKQLIEEYAHSLQCELRKETFVLEGKEKREQRTIKLACEQLKLRYLQVLVKFCRTHIDIIGSSSDTYLFRKQVMKLLG, encoded by the exons ATGCTCCGGGCCCTCGACTGTAGTTTCAAAAGTTGGGGAACTACTAAGGGTGTCCCGACAGGCACTGGCAGCGGCAGTCGTGAATCCAAACTCCCACCCAGCGGCCGCGAAG GGAGCGGGAACCAAAACCGAAACCAAAACCTACTGATTCGACCCGGCCCCACCGTCTTAGGTTCGGGCTTCCTGGCGGCAGCGGTGCGCGCGTCTGTCCTCTGCCATGGCAAGTTGCTTTTGCTCCGGGTTTCGTGGTTGCATGGCGTCCCCATCCTGTCCCCTCGATCCCCCAGAAGGGTGCGGAGCCGGGTGGGCAGAGGCGGCGCGCAGAGTGTCCCCAGGCTGGCGGAGAACCGCCCGCCCCAGCGAGCAAGCCTCGGTTTACCTTTCG GGGAACTAGAAGGAAGAGAATTATCGAGAAATCGAGGCCACAGCTTCCGCTTGAACAGGGCCA ttttcacattctgttggatcacctttctttggaatgcacacatatatggatctcttccagttggttggcag GCATCAGTTTCGAATGTCAAGGAATCTGAAGCTTCTGAAAGAACGGTTGTAGTTGCTGGTCTTCCAGTTGGTCGTTTTAGTGATCAGTCACTGGCCACATCAGTGAAACTTCACTTCCAGGATATTAAGAATGAGGGTGGAGATGTTGAAGATGTGATATATCCAACAAGAACCAAGGGAGTAGCATATGTAATATTCAAGGaaagaaaag TTGCAGAGAATGtcatcagaaaaaagaaacaccatCTAGGAAAGAAGACTGTACAGGCTCAACTCACAGTCTCTCATTTTAGTGAAAAG gtcTTCTGCTCTGTAAATGCTATCCTTgatctttctgtcttttggaaaCAAGTTATTCTAGAAAATCTGATAAGGGACCTGGAAAAGAAAATCCCAACTTTATGCTTCGGTACTTTGGAACCCAATGGAAGAATCTCCGTTCAAGGATCATTTCTGGCTATCCAGAGGCTCAGAGAATCTTTGTGGTTGAAAGCTAGCTCTCTTTTAGAAAAAAACAGGAATTTTATTAGTGAAGGAAAAGAGTTGAGTAGGCAGAGACCCAAAAGGAGCCTACAGAGAAGTCATGCCTCATTGGAGTCATTCAGGCCCTTACCACCTGAGATGACTGGAAGTGGAGAAACACTTGTTCTCGACACAGATGTGTTCCTTTACTTGAAAGAGAAGTGCAAATGTTACGAAAGCACATTGaaaaaatttaacattttaagtCAGGAGAGAGTGGATGGTGATATCACCACAGTTTGTCTGACAAGTGATCGAGGTGGGTGTCAGCGAAACACCGTAAAGCATGTAAAACAGCTCATTGAGGAATATGCACATTCTCTTCAGTGTGAGCTTAGAAAAGAGACATTTGTtttagaaggaaaagagaagagagagcaaAGAACCATTAAACTGGCATGTGAGCAACTCAAGTTGAGGTACCTTCAAGTGCTGGTAAAGTTTTGTAGGACACACATTGATATTATAGGATCTTCTTCTGACACTTACCTATTTCGAAAACAGGTAATGAAATTGTTAGGGTGA